Genomic window (Clostridiisalibacter paucivorans DSM 22131):
TACAGATATATTAGTAAGGGCCAAGCAAGAAAAAGATATAGATAATGAACAAAAAACATATAAAATTCATGAATCAAGTAATCGTGGAACTCTCAAATATTATGATGAAAAAATTAGGGAGGTAGTTAAATACTATGTTTTGATAAAATAGTATGGATAAAGCCATAGAAGATTTAGTGTTATTTCTATGGCTTTATCTTTTATATTAATCAAAGTAGATAGTATTTACTAAATTTCCAGTAATAGCCCTTTTAAATTCATTATTAGTTTTTATTAGCCAAGATCCATTTTTTTTAACAAGTTTTATATTTATAGTCTTTGTAACCATGGGTATATTGTCACTATTTATTTTTTCAAGCAGTTTATCTCCAATAATCATATCCATATCAGCCATTTTTTCTAGGGTATCTTCCCTACTCTGAATTGAATCTGTAGACATATTATCAGAAGAAATTTCTTCTATTAATTGGCCTATTATTTTTGACAAATTTGGAGCAGTTATTTCTGTATTAATAATTGCAAAATCTTTTTTGACATCAGAATTGATTATTTTGTATTCAATTTTACTAAAGGTCTTTAAAAAGGCTTGACTAGACTTACTATCCTTATCTTCTATGAAATTTTTCTTTATCTGTTCAATTTCGGTAGATGTTTTGTTTTCTACATATTCCATACTCTTTATGATATCACCATTTTTATAAGAGTCTAGAAATGCCTCTACACTATTCTCAGGAGTATTGGATTTGTTTTTTTGTGAACATGCACCCATAGTAAATACTAAAACTAAAATTATTGTTAAAAGCAATAACTTTTTCATAATAAATCCTCCCCATTGAATACTTATATTTCAAATTAAGCATGTTAATTATTTTTCTTAGCAATACTCTTTACTCTAGAATTTTCACTAAAAATAAAGAGCATTATCGATGGAACAATAGCCATATGGTCAATTCTACCTATGTATATAAGATCTGTTATAATATGAATTATAATTGATAGTATAGACATTATAGATACCACTCTAAATATTTTAGGAGATAAATCAATTATATTTTTATTATTCATTCCACTTATCCTCCTTTAATTTCCTATCCGACATTTGATGTAAAACTTTTTTTCTATTAATACTAATTGCAATCTTTTTATTTAATGAAAAGAATAAAAAGAATAAAACAAAAGCAAATAAGCAAGAGAATACAATATTGTATATTAAAAAGTTAAGTCTAGTATTATTTGAGTTCTTTACAAAATAAACTGCTGAAAAGATAAACGAAATTGAAAAAGATTCAATATAACTTCTGATTTTCAGAAGTTTATCACTATACTTTATATCCATTTTTCTTGCAATTAATGCATCAACAATTATTAGTATGCATATAGAAATCCATAGTGAAATCATAAAGATAATATCAATATTGGACAGATGCTTCAATGAAATAGAGGTTATGATTGCTAAAAGTAATATATTTGTTAGTCCTTTTATAAAGGATAACTTTAAATAATTCCATAGCATAATTTAATCCACCTTTTTTCAATTATATTAAATTCAAGAATATATCTACTTATAATGTTCTTTTACTAAACAAAATTGTAAATTATATTGATTATAACATAATAATGTAATTTATAATAATTACATTTTCAGTAGTCTATCTAATGTATATTGGATTACCTTTGACTTACTAATATAAGTAAAAAAACCTCCAATTACACCATATACTGATTATATACGACATTGTATTTGAATACTTAATGTAGTATAATTAACTCATATAAAAACAAGTCTTAAAAGCTATAGTACTTCTAAAAAGTTTGGAGGAAAATAGCGATGAAAACTTTTATTGTAGCACCTAAAATTGTACATGAGAAGGGTGCAATACAGTGTTTAAAAGATATAGATTTAGGGAAAACACTAATAGTTACCGATGAATTTATGGTTAAATTCAATATAGTTAAAAAAATAACAGACATCTTAGATAAAAAATCGACAGAGTATGAAGTTTTTTCTGAAGTAGAACCTAATCCCACAGTAGATTTGGTGATCAATGGATTGCAGCTTATGTTAAACTTTAATCCTGATACTATTGTAGCAGTAGGGGGAGGTTCTGCCATAGATACGGCTAAAGGAATGGTGCTATTTTTTAACAATGTAATGAAGAAAAAAAATATTAGCACTATAAAAGATCCATATTTTATAGCAGTTCCCACAACCAGTGGGACAGGCTCTGAGGTTACATCCTATTCAGTTTTTACAAATGATAATGGCTTAAAAATGGCCTTTAATGAAGATATAATGTTTCCGAATTTAGCAATATTGGACCCTGACTTTACCAGCACAGTACCACCTAAAGTTACAGCAGATACAGGGATAGATACATTGACCCATGCATTGGAGGCCTTTGTTTCTAATATGTCCTGTGATTATACTGATATGTTGGCTGAAGGTGCGATAAAATCGGTTTTTAATTATTTGTTGTCAGCCTATAGAGATGGCGCTGATATATTGGCTAGAGAAAAACTCCATAATGCATCATGTATGGCAGGTATAGCATTCACAAATGCAGCATTGGGAATCAACCACAGTATGGCACATGCACTGGGAGGAAAATTCAAGATATCCCATGGAAGGGCTAATGGTGTATTGTTGCCCTATGTAATAGAATATAATTCAGGCATCAATAATTCTGATGGAGAATTAGAAGAATATTGTGCTAAAAAATATGCATATATAGCCAAGACATTGGGGTTGCCTTGTTCTAGTACAAGGGAAGGGGTTATGTCTTTAATTCAAGGGGTAAAAATATTGAATAAAAAATTAGATATTCCATTAAGTATAAAGGAATTAGGAATTGAAGAAAAAGATTTCAATAGACTTATAAGTGAAATGTCTGAGTTGGCAATGAAAGATATTTGTACCCAAGGTAATCCAAGAATCGTTGACAAAAATAGTATAGAAGATATATTTATTAATGCTTATGGTAATTGATATTAAAGGGGAGTATACTCTCCTTTAATTGTATATATTGCCTACAATTTATAATGGGGGAATACTATATGGCGAAATTGTTTCACCTTTCTGAAGTTATAGATATTGATGTATTACAAAATATTCAAAATCACTTTGCCAATGCTACTGGTTTGGCAGTAGTGGCAGTAGATTATACGGGGGTGCCCGTAACTGAATATAGTAATTTTTCTAATTTTTGTAAATTAATAAGAGAGGACCCCACATGTAAAGGAAGGTGTTTTTACTCTGATGCCCATGGAGGATTAGAGGCAGCAAGATATGGAAAACCCCATATATATGTATGTCATGCAGGATTAGTGGATTTTGCGATCCCCATAGTAGTAAAAGGTCAATATCTAGGTTCCATAATGGCTGGCCAGATAAAGGTGAAAGATAAAATAGATATAGAAGATAAGAGGCTAAAGGATACTACGGATAGATGGAGAAAAAATCCTAAGATTTTATCGGCATATGAAGAAGTTCCATTGATTCCTTATGAGAATGTTAATGCAGCAGCCAATATGATGTATATTGTTGCTAATCATATAGTGGAAAAGGGATTAGCTAGTATCTATCAGGATGAATTGAATAAAAAGAATATGGAATTACTCAAACAAACTAAAATCAGATCTGAATTGGAAAAGGCATTAAAAAATGCTGAACTTAAAGCCTTACAATCCCAATTGAATCCCCATTTTTTATTCAATGTATTAAATACCATAGGCAGATTAGCATTGGTAGAAGGTGCAGTAAAAACAGAGGAAACAGTATATTCTTTTTCTGAGATGCTGAGATATACCCTTAAAAAGTCTACAAAGATGGTTACTTTAGAAGATGCCATTAATTATATTGAAAAATACCTTAGCATACAGCAGGTTAGGTTTCCCGATAGATTGAAGTATAGTATAGATATACCTGATCATGTATTGGATATAAAGATGCCTTTTATGACATTGCAGCCTTTTGTAGAAAACGCTGTCAATCATGGCATAGAGCCTAAAAAAGAAGGAGGATCTGTTAATATCAAGGGACAGATTGTTGGAGAAGATTTAGTTATTGAAATCGAAGACAATGGAGTAGGCATGTCTGAAAATGAGATTAAAATGATTTTGGGTCAAGAAACAGAACATGATATTAGAACTAATTCCACAGGTATCGGCATAAAAAATGTAAATAATATGTTAATAAACTGTTTTGGAGATGAATATGGGATAGATATAGTGAGTAAGAAAGATAAGGGAACTACTGTTAAAATTAAAATACCACGAATAAATAATTCAAGGAGAGTTTTAAATGTGTAAAGTATTATTGGTGGATGATGAACATTTAGAAAGAGAAGCTTTAAATATGATTCTAGATAGAAATGTTGATTATGTGGACATAATAGGACAGGCTAGTTCTGGAGAAGAGGCAGTAGAATTAACTGAAAGATTGGATCCTGATATTATATTTATGGATATAAAAATGCCTGGTATGGACGGGTTAGAAGCAGCAAGGATAATAAAAGAGAAATATCCTGACAAAAAGATTATTATATTGACAGCATACGATGACTTTAGTTTGGCCCAGAAGGCTATAAGGATAGATGTGGACGATTATGTACTAAAGCCTATAAGAGGTAAAAAAATAATTGAATTATTGCAAAAATACTATATAGATATTGAAAATCAGTCAAATGTTGACAAAAAAAATACTGTATATATGGATGATATTTATAGTAAAGAACTTTTTAAAGCTATAAAATATATACAGAATAATTTTCAAGGGAGCATGACATTGAATGATGTTGCAAATCATGTTAATTTAAGTACATCATATTTAAGTAAATTATTTAAGAAAGAATTGGGAATGAATTTTACAGTTTTCTTGACAGATTGTAGGATGGAAAGGGCAAAACAGCTGTTGGAAGATACAGATGACCCCATAATAAATATTTCAATGGAACTGGGATATAATGAGTCCAATTACTTTAGTAAGGTATTTAGAAAAAAATATGGAGAAACTCCTTCAAAATATAGGGACAGAAAGAAGGAAGAAAGAATAAAAAAGCTTGAAAGTAATCCCCTGAGGCGAGGAACAGTTAAAATGAATGGAAAATGGTGTATATAGAAATAACAGTTAATGATAAAAAAGTATCCAAAGAGGACAAAAAAGTATCATGCAATATTGCATGATACTTTTTTGTCCTCTTTATTTTACTCAAATATAGTATTTTTTTATCTTATCAACATAAAAGAGTACAACGACATATAACGACTAAAATATTATCATTAAATATAAGGACTAGCTTTTAAGACTTGTTTAATTCAATGTTGAAGGAGGTTAAATCATGGGCAATGAAGCCTTAGGAATGATTGAGACAAAGGGATTAGTAGGTTCAATTGAAGCGGCAGATGCTATGGTTAAAGCTGCAAATGTAAAGCTTATAGGTTATGAAAAAATAGGTTCTGGATTAGTAACTGTAATGGTTAGAGGAGATGTAGGTGCTGTTAAGGCAGCAACAGATGCTGGGGCTGCATCGGCAGAGAGGGTTGGAGAACTAGTTTCGGTACATGTAATACCAAGACCCCATAAAGATGTGGAAAACATTTTACCTAGATAATAGATAATAATGTGGAGGTGCAAAAATGCAAGAAGAATTAATGGGAAAAATAATGGAAGAAGTAAT
Coding sequences:
- a CDS encoding 1-propanol dehydrogenase PduQ, which produces MKTFIVAPKIVHEKGAIQCLKDIDLGKTLIVTDEFMVKFNIVKKITDILDKKSTEYEVFSEVEPNPTVDLVINGLQLMLNFNPDTIVAVGGGSAIDTAKGMVLFFNNVMKKKNISTIKDPYFIAVPTTSGTGSEVTSYSVFTNDNGLKMAFNEDIMFPNLAILDPDFTSTVPPKVTADTGIDTLTHALEAFVSNMSCDYTDMLAEGAIKSVFNYLLSAYRDGADILAREKLHNASCMAGIAFTNAALGINHSMAHALGGKFKISHGRANGVLLPYVIEYNSGINNSDGELEEYCAKKYAYIAKTLGLPCSSTREGVMSLIQGVKILNKKLDIPLSIKELGIEEKDFNRLISEMSELAMKDICTQGNPRIVDKNSIEDIFINAYGN
- a CDS encoding sensor histidine kinase, with product MAKLFHLSEVIDIDVLQNIQNHFANATGLAVVAVDYTGVPVTEYSNFSNFCKLIREDPTCKGRCFYSDAHGGLEAARYGKPHIYVCHAGLVDFAIPIVVKGQYLGSIMAGQIKVKDKIDIEDKRLKDTTDRWRKNPKILSAYEEVPLIPYENVNAAANMMYIVANHIVEKGLASIYQDELNKKNMELLKQTKIRSELEKALKNAELKALQSQLNPHFLFNVLNTIGRLALVEGAVKTEETVYSFSEMLRYTLKKSTKMVTLEDAINYIEKYLSIQQVRFPDRLKYSIDIPDHVLDIKMPFMTLQPFVENAVNHGIEPKKEGGSVNIKGQIVGEDLVIEIEDNGVGMSENEIKMILGQETEHDIRTNSTGIGIKNVNNMLINCFGDEYGIDIVSKKDKGTTVKIKIPRINNSRRVLNV
- a CDS encoding response regulator transcription factor → MCKVLLVDDEHLEREALNMILDRNVDYVDIIGQASSGEEAVELTERLDPDIIFMDIKMPGMDGLEAARIIKEKYPDKKIIILTAYDDFSLAQKAIRIDVDDYVLKPIRGKKIIELLQKYYIDIENQSNVDKKNTVYMDDIYSKELFKAIKYIQNNFQGSMTLNDVANHVNLSTSYLSKLFKKELGMNFTVFLTDCRMERAKQLLEDTDDPIINISMELGYNESNYFSKVFRKKYGETPSKYRDRKKEERIKKLESNPLRRGTVKMNGKWCI
- the eutM gene encoding ethanolamine utilization microcompartment protein EutM, producing the protein MGNEALGMIETKGLVGSIEAADAMVKAANVKLIGYEKIGSGLVTVMVRGDVGAVKAATDAGAASAERVGELVSVHVIPRPHKDVENILPR